A single region of the Streptomyces virginiae genome encodes:
- a CDS encoding class I SAM-dependent methyltransferase → MSTPYASAAPYYARYRPPYPAELYALLADRFALDGSQTVLDLGAGPGTVGLPLAPLVEQVYAVDPEPAMLAEGCALAEEQGRGNISWLRGDAAGIGRLCLPRIDLCVIGDAFHRMDRERVVADLDAVLAPRGGIAVVTSLAAAWPAVVDEVRARFLGPGTGTGEGTDHVRDAEDQLAKSEFSRVETTRWERSARGTVDQVIGLQFARASSHPTLLGDRKDAFASELRRALLDHDPGGTYTRTVTVAVTVATRPRR, encoded by the coding sequence ATGAGTACCCCGTACGCGTCCGCCGCCCCGTACTACGCCCGCTACCGGCCCCCGTACCCGGCGGAGCTCTACGCGCTCCTCGCGGACCGCTTCGCGCTCGACGGCTCCCAGACCGTCCTGGACCTCGGCGCCGGACCGGGCACGGTCGGTCTGCCGCTGGCTCCGCTGGTCGAGCAGGTCTACGCCGTCGACCCGGAGCCGGCCATGCTCGCCGAAGGGTGCGCGCTCGCCGAGGAACAGGGCCGCGGGAACATCTCCTGGCTGCGGGGCGACGCCGCCGGCATCGGCCGGCTGTGCCTGCCCCGGATCGACCTGTGCGTCATCGGCGACGCGTTCCACCGGATGGACCGGGAACGGGTCGTGGCCGACCTGGACGCCGTGCTCGCACCCCGGGGCGGGATCGCCGTCGTCACCTCCCTGGCGGCGGCCTGGCCGGCCGTCGTCGACGAGGTGCGCGCCCGCTTCCTCGGACCCGGGACCGGGACGGGGGAGGGGACGGACCACGTGCGGGACGCGGAGGACCAGCTCGCGAAGTCCGAGTTCTCCCGCGTCGAGACCACCAGGTGGGAGCGGTCCGCACGCGGCACCGTGGACCAGGTGATCGGCCTGCAGTTCGCCCGCGCCTCCTCCCACCCGACCCTGCTCGGCGACCGCAAGGACGCCTTCGCGTCCGAGCTGCGGCGCGCCCTGCTGGACCACGACCCGGGCGGTACCTACACCCGTACCGTCACCGTCGCGGTCACCGTCGCGACCCGGCCGCGGCGGTGA
- a CDS encoding prolyl oligopeptidase family serine peptidase, whose amino-acid sequence MSDEDPYLWLEDVSGDAALAWVRERNAETVDELTGSAGFKVLEQEMREVLDDDGRIPYTVRRGGHLYNFWQDAAHVRGLWRRTTLEEYRTDHPAWEVLLDLDALAEAEGEKWAWAGSRVLAPDHRHALVLLSRDGADACVVREFDLESLEFVEDGFVVAEAKTRIGWIDHDRVWIGTDFGAGSMSASGYPLQVRRWRRGTPLTDAELVYEGRPTDLSASGWHDDTPGFARDFVHRQIDFWNQELFLLPGDAAGPPLKIEVPDDAGASVHRRWLTVTTKSPWLGHPAGSLLAFDLDAFLAGEREAEVLFTPDERTALAGYSWTRDHLILSTRADVSSRMELLTPGEGTGVGTGGWRRAPLPGLPPLSTASVTDTDPDVGDEYFHQVSGFLQPATLYRGTAGDDGGSETLKQSPALFDTAGLAVRQYFATSADGTRVPYFVVGPEDRPGPGPTLLYGYGGFEISMVPHYSAVTGRAWLARGGTYVVAGIRGGHEYGPAWHKAALGAHRVRAYEDFAAVARDLTARDITTPAQLGIEGGSNGGLLMGAMLTRDPELFGAVVAHVPLLDMLRFHKLLAGASWIAEYGDPDNPADRAHLEGISPYHRIREDGPAYPPLLLLTSTRDDRVHPGHARKMAARLREYGHPVLFHEHLGGGHAGATDHRQTAFNEALVHTFLWERLTPRN is encoded by the coding sequence ATGAGCGATGAAGACCCCTACCTGTGGCTGGAAGACGTATCCGGCGACGCCGCCCTCGCCTGGGTGCGGGAGCGCAATGCCGAGACCGTGGACGAGCTGACCGGTTCCGCCGGCTTCAAGGTCCTCGAGCAGGAGATGCGCGAGGTGCTGGACGACGACGGCCGAATCCCCTACACCGTCCGTAGAGGCGGTCACCTCTACAACTTCTGGCAGGACGCCGCCCACGTACGCGGCCTGTGGCGGCGGACGACGTTGGAGGAGTACCGGACCGACCACCCGGCCTGGGAGGTGCTCCTGGACCTCGACGCGCTCGCCGAGGCCGAGGGCGAGAAGTGGGCCTGGGCGGGCAGCCGGGTCCTGGCCCCCGACCACCGCCACGCCCTCGTCCTGCTGTCCCGGGACGGCGCGGACGCCTGCGTGGTGCGCGAGTTCGACCTGGAGAGCCTGGAGTTCGTCGAGGACGGGTTCGTCGTCGCCGAGGCCAAGACCCGGATCGGGTGGATCGACCACGACCGGGTCTGGATCGGCACGGACTTCGGCGCAGGTTCGATGTCCGCGTCCGGCTACCCGCTCCAGGTCCGCCGCTGGCGGCGCGGTACGCCCCTCACGGACGCCGAGCTGGTCTACGAGGGCCGGCCGACGGACCTGTCCGCCTCCGGGTGGCACGACGACACCCCCGGCTTCGCGCGGGACTTCGTCCACCGGCAGATCGACTTCTGGAACCAGGAGCTCTTCCTGCTGCCGGGGGACGCCGCAGGCCCGCCCCTGAAGATCGAGGTCCCGGACGACGCGGGCGCCTCCGTCCACCGCCGATGGCTGACCGTCACCACCAAGTCCCCGTGGCTCGGCCACCCCGCGGGCAGTCTGCTGGCCTTCGACCTCGACGCCTTCCTCGCGGGGGAGCGTGAGGCCGAGGTGCTGTTCACACCGGACGAGCGCACCGCGCTCGCCGGGTACAGCTGGACCCGCGACCACCTCATCCTCAGCACCCGCGCGGACGTCTCCTCCCGGATGGAGCTCCTCACCCCGGGCGAGGGCACCGGTGTCGGTACCGGCGGCTGGCGTCGCGCACCGCTGCCCGGCCTGCCGCCGCTGTCCACCGCCTCGGTCACCGACACCGACCCGGACGTCGGCGACGAGTACTTCCACCAGGTCTCCGGCTTCCTCCAGCCCGCCACCCTGTACCGGGGCACGGCCGGTGACGACGGCGGGAGCGAGACCCTCAAGCAGAGCCCGGCCCTCTTCGACACCGCCGGTCTCGCGGTACGCCAGTACTTCGCGACCTCCGCGGACGGGACGAGGGTGCCGTACTTCGTCGTCGGACCCGAGGACCGCCCGGGCCCCGGCCCCACCCTGCTCTACGGGTACGGCGGCTTCGAGATCTCCATGGTTCCGCACTACAGCGCGGTCACCGGACGGGCCTGGCTCGCGCGCGGCGGTACGTACGTCGTCGCGGGCATCCGGGGCGGGCACGAGTACGGGCCCGCCTGGCACAAGGCGGCCCTCGGCGCGCACCGGGTCCGGGCCTACGAGGACTTCGCCGCGGTCGCCCGGGACCTCACCGCCCGGGACATCACCACCCCCGCCCAGCTGGGCATCGAGGGCGGCAGCAACGGTGGGCTGCTGATGGGCGCCATGCTCACCCGCGACCCCGAACTCTTCGGAGCGGTCGTCGCGCACGTGCCGCTGCTCGACATGCTCCGCTTCCACAAGCTGCTCGCCGGAGCCAGCTGGATCGCCGAGTACGGGGACCCCGACAACCCGGCCGACCGGGCGCACCTGGAGGGGATCTCCCCCTACCACCGGATCCGGGAGGACGGGCCCGCGTACCCGCCGCTGCTCCTGCTGACCTCGACCCGCGACGACCGGGTGCACCCCGGCCACGCCCGCAAGATGGCCGCACGGCTGCGCGAGTACGGGCATCCCGTCCTCTTCCACGAGCACCTCGGGGGCGGCCACGCGGGCGCCACCGACCACCGGCAGACGGCCTTCAACGAGGCCCTCGTCCACACCTTCCTGTGGGAGCGGCTGACCCCGCGGAACTGA
- a CDS encoding AI-2E family transporter — MPPVSAFLRTAASYAWRLLVVGAAVYALFAVLGRFHEIAVALFLGLVVAALLWWPTRRLARVLPRSVAVAVTLLGSALVLLGVLTLVGTAVAGESTTLAREFRDGISSIEEYLEKPPFRLNPNALSDLQSRLGAYLSSHRSTLLSQALSGAGALVHVLTVLALGAFCSFFFLHGGDRQWSWFCAQLPRSVRARVGIAGAAAWRTFTGYTRGIVLVAATNALLVGVALYFLGVPLAVPLAVLEFFAAFIPLIGSPVALAVAAVVALAAKGPFVAGLVVALIVVIGQIEGHLLHPLVMSRAVRLHPLVVAISVVAGAIAAGVVGAVVAVPLVSVTWSVHTALRDARLGSVGSAGSVGSVGPTTDDD; from the coding sequence ATGCCGCCGGTGTCAGCGTTCCTGCGTACGGCAGCGTCGTACGCCTGGCGCCTGCTGGTGGTCGGCGCCGCCGTCTACGCGCTCTTCGCCGTGCTCGGCCGCTTCCACGAGATCGCCGTGGCGCTCTTCCTCGGTCTCGTCGTCGCCGCCCTGCTGTGGTGGCCCACCCGGCGCCTCGCCCGCGTCCTGCCCCGCTCGGTCGCCGTCGCGGTCACCCTCCTCGGCAGCGCGCTGGTCCTGCTGGGCGTGCTGACCCTGGTCGGCACGGCGGTGGCGGGGGAGAGCACCACCTTGGCCCGGGAGTTCCGCGACGGAATCTCCAGCATCGAGGAGTACCTGGAGAAGCCGCCCTTCCGGCTGAACCCGAACGCGCTCTCCGACCTTCAGTCCCGCCTCGGCGCCTACCTGTCGAGCCACCGCTCCACCCTGCTCAGCCAGGCACTCAGCGGAGCCGGGGCCCTGGTGCACGTCCTGACCGTCCTCGCCCTCGGGGCCTTCTGCTCCTTCTTCTTCCTGCACGGCGGCGACCGGCAGTGGTCCTGGTTCTGCGCCCAGCTGCCCCGGTCGGTGCGCGCCCGCGTGGGCATCGCCGGCGCCGCGGCCTGGCGTACCTTCACCGGTTACACCCGCGGGATCGTCCTCGTCGCGGCGACGAACGCCCTGCTGGTGGGGGTGGCCCTGTACTTCCTCGGGGTCCCGCTGGCCGTGCCGCTGGCCGTGCTGGAGTTCTTCGCGGCCTTCATCCCGCTCATCGGATCGCCGGTCGCGCTGGCGGTGGCCGCGGTGGTCGCGCTCGCCGCGAAGGGGCCCTTCGTCGCGGGCCTGGTCGTCGCGCTGATCGTGGTCATCGGCCAGATCGAGGGCCATCTGCTGCATCCGCTGGTGATGAGCCGGGCGGTCCGGCTGCACCCGTTGGTGGTGGCGATCTCGGTGGTCGCGGGAGCCATCGCCGCCGGGGTGGTCGGTGCGGTGGTCGCTGTCCCGCTGGTCTCGGTGACCTGGTCGGTGCACACGGCACTGCGCGACGCCCGCCTCGGCTCCGTCGGCTCCGCCGGGTCCGTCGGCTCCGTAGGCCCGACGACCGACGACGACTGA
- a CDS encoding MFS transporter: MSTSRWSAVLPDFAPFRSGRDFRLLFYQGTVTYFGSFMAMIALPLQIKHLTDSPMAVGAMGAVELVPLVVFGLYGGALADAVDRRRMILLTEAGLGVLALVLLVNALLPDPLLWPLYVVAAGVSALSGLQRPALDSLMARIVPHEQLTAAAALNGLRYQFGAIAGPALAGVVVAFAGHAAAYAVTVLGFLASVLLCLRLSPAPPVKGAERPSLRGIAEGARYAWSRPVLLGTYAVDLAAMFFAFPNAIYPFLADELDAVWALGLMYAAGAVGSLVLGMTSGWMSRVRRHGLLVVFGAAVWGLAVAGAGASSGIWLVLLCLAVAGAGDMVSGLGRATIWNQTIPEELRGRLAGIEVLSYSVGPQLGQVRAGTMAGWTGTRSAFWGGGLACVAAVALLAALLPKLISYDADTDEDALRRRAAREAEPSGAPA; encoded by the coding sequence GTGAGCACTTCCCGATGGTCCGCCGTCCTGCCCGATTTCGCCCCGTTCCGATCCGGTCGGGACTTCAGGCTGCTGTTCTACCAGGGCACGGTGACGTACTTCGGTTCGTTCATGGCGATGATCGCGCTGCCGCTGCAGATCAAGCACCTGACGGACTCGCCGATGGCGGTCGGTGCGATGGGCGCGGTGGAGCTCGTTCCGCTGGTGGTCTTCGGGCTGTACGGGGGCGCCCTCGCCGACGCGGTCGACCGGCGGCGGATGATCCTGCTGACCGAGGCCGGGCTCGGGGTGCTCGCCCTGGTGCTTCTGGTCAACGCGCTGCTGCCGGACCCGCTGCTGTGGCCGCTGTACGTGGTCGCGGCGGGGGTGTCGGCGCTGAGCGGGCTCCAGCGGCCGGCCCTGGACTCGCTGATGGCGCGGATCGTGCCGCACGAGCAGCTGACGGCCGCCGCGGCGCTCAACGGGCTGCGTTACCAGTTCGGGGCGATCGCCGGTCCGGCGCTGGCCGGTGTGGTCGTCGCCTTCGCCGGTCACGCCGCGGCGTACGCCGTCACCGTGCTCGGTTTCCTCGCCTCGGTGCTGCTGTGCCTGCGGCTCAGTCCGGCGCCGCCGGTGAAGGGGGCCGAACGCCCGTCGTTGCGCGGGATCGCCGAGGGCGCGCGCTACGCGTGGAGCCGGCCCGTCCTGTTGGGGACGTACGCCGTCGACCTGGCGGCGATGTTCTTCGCCTTCCCGAACGCCATCTACCCCTTCCTCGCGGACGAGCTCGACGCGGTCTGGGCGCTGGGGCTGATGTACGCGGCCGGGGCGGTGGGCTCGCTGGTGCTGGGCATGACCAGCGGCTGGATGTCCCGGGTGCGCCGGCACGGGCTGCTGGTGGTGTTCGGTGCGGCGGTCTGGGGCCTGGCGGTCGCGGGGGCCGGCGCGTCCTCCGGTATCTGGCTCGTGCTGCTGTGCCTCGCGGTGGCGGGTGCGGGCGACATGGTGAGCGGGCTGGGCCGGGCGACGATCTGGAACCAGACGATCCCGGAGGAGCTGCGGGGCCGGCTCGCGGGCATCGAGGTGCTGTCGTACAGCGTGGGACCGCAGCTGGGGCAGGTCCGGGCGGGCACGATGGCCGGCTGGACCGGTACCCGATCGGCCTTCTGGGGCGGCGGCCTGGCCTGTGTGGCGGCGGTGGCGCTACTGGCCGCCCTGCTGCCCAAGCTGATCTCCTACGACGCCGACACCGACGAGGACGCGCTGCGCCGCCGGGCGGCCCGGGAGGCGGAGCCGAGCGGCGCACCGGCCTGA
- a CDS encoding DUF2252 domain-containing protein has product MTSPAERLRRGRAVRKITGRAAHGRWTASPDRPDPIGVLRRQGTDRVPELLPIRYGRMAASPLAFLRGAAAVMAADLAAGPQTGLTVQLCGDAHLLNFGMFASPERALLFDLNDFDETFPGPFEWDVKRLAASVAVAARDNGHGDDRAARAARRAARAYRRTIRELAGHRELDVWYHRIDTADLLPLIRTPELRDRVEANLARARRRTSLRALGKLTEVQGGRRRIIHDPPLLEPLARADSREVDEVFGKYRDTLPEERRLLLDRFRLADAARKVVGVGSVGTRCFIVLLLGRDADDPLFLQIKEAVPSVLQGHLPDDGHDHQGHRVVAGQRRMQAASDIFLGWTTGPAGRHFYGRQLRDMKGSADITGMSPAMLTQYAELCGRALARAHARTGDRIAIAGYLGGGDTFDRAVAGFALRYADRTHADHALLTAAVADGRITATTGV; this is encoded by the coding sequence ATGACCAGTCCAGCTGAGCGGCTCCGGCGCGGACGGGCCGTACGCAAGATCACCGGCCGTGCCGCGCACGGGCGGTGGACCGCTTCACCGGACCGGCCCGACCCCATCGGCGTACTGCGACGGCAGGGCACCGACCGGGTGCCCGAGCTGCTGCCGATCCGTTACGGCCGCATGGCGGCATCGCCGCTCGCCTTCCTGCGCGGCGCGGCCGCCGTCATGGCCGCCGACCTGGCCGCCGGGCCGCAGACCGGCCTCACCGTCCAGCTCTGCGGGGACGCACACCTGCTGAACTTCGGCATGTTCGCCTCCCCCGAACGCGCCCTGCTCTTCGACCTCAACGACTTCGACGAAACCTTCCCCGGCCCCTTCGAATGGGACGTCAAACGGCTCGCCGCGAGCGTCGCGGTGGCCGCCCGCGACAACGGGCACGGCGACGACCGCGCCGCGAGAGCGGCCCGTCGCGCCGCCCGGGCCTACCGCCGCACGATCCGGGAGCTCGCCGGACACCGCGAGCTGGACGTCTGGTACCACCGGATCGACACCGCCGACCTGCTGCCGCTCATCCGCACGCCGGAACTGCGCGACCGGGTGGAGGCCAATCTGGCCCGCGCCCGCCGCCGCACCAGCCTGCGCGCGCTCGGCAAGCTCACCGAGGTCCAGGGCGGACGCCGGCGCATCATCCACGATCCGCCGCTGCTGGAGCCGCTCGCCCGGGCCGACTCACGGGAGGTCGACGAGGTCTTCGGCAAGTACCGCGACACCCTCCCCGAGGAACGCCGCCTCCTGCTCGACCGGTTCCGTCTCGCCGACGCGGCGCGCAAGGTGGTCGGCGTCGGGAGCGTCGGGACCCGCTGCTTCATCGTGCTGCTGCTCGGGCGCGACGCCGACGACCCGCTCTTCCTGCAGATCAAGGAGGCCGTGCCGTCCGTCCTGCAAGGGCACCTCCCGGACGACGGGCACGACCACCAAGGGCACCGGGTGGTCGCCGGTCAGCGGCGCATGCAGGCCGCGAGCGACATCTTCCTCGGCTGGACGACCGGACCCGCCGGTCGCCACTTCTACGGCCGGCAGCTGCGCGACATGAAAGGGTCCGCCGACATCACCGGCATGTCCCCGGCCATGCTCACCCAGTACGCCGAGCTGTGCGGCCGGGCCCTGGCCCGCGCCCACGCCCGCACCGGCGACCGCATCGCCATCGCGGGCTACCTCGGTGGCGGCGACACCTTCGACCGCGCCGTGGCCGGTTTCGCGCTCCGCTACGCGGACCGCACCCACGCCGACCACGCGCTGCTGACCGCCGCCGTCGCCGACGGCAGGATCACCGCCACCACCGGCGTCTGA
- a CDS encoding alpha/beta hydrolase: MTTYPHKAPRRASHQALLLALATATVATALTATAAPAAARPAPAPAAPRLDWHPCTHPGAPAAQECAELPVPLDYDDPDGRQLTVAVSRIRSDRPEARRGTLVVIPGGPGGSGVQRLTQKADALRRELAGAYDLVAFDPRGVGASTTASCDLAPEDRYLTSLRSWPGPNGEIAENVARSRRIAAACARNGGPELRSFTTANQVRDMDRFREALGERKLSAWGTSYGTYVGAVYAQKYPRHTDRWVLDSSGDPDPKRVARGWLANMAQGAADRLPDLAAWAAHPDRDRDGLRLAAEPQEVEPLLVALAARLDREPRTTTTPGVPLTGNGLRQALQNALYADAAFAPFARLVRAAQDPAATPVLPRELAAPVPDADAALMVGVICNDVAWPDAPVAAYRRAVEADRARYPLTAGMPVNVLPCSFWKTPTQKPTRITDDGPSNILMLQSRRDPATPLSGGLKMREALGDRARLVTVEQGGHGLYLGNGNACGDRAVTEFLTSGRRPARDTDCAN, encoded by the coding sequence ATGACGACTTACCCGCACAAGGCCCCGCGCAGGGCCTCGCACCAGGCCCTGCTCCTCGCCCTCGCCACGGCCACCGTGGCGACCGCTCTGACCGCGACCGCCGCACCGGCCGCGGCCCGGCCCGCACCCGCGCCCGCCGCGCCGCGGCTCGACTGGCACCCCTGCACCCATCCGGGCGCGCCCGCCGCCCAGGAGTGCGCCGAGCTGCCCGTCCCGCTCGACTACGACGACCCCGACGGCCGGCAGCTCACCGTCGCCGTCTCGCGGATCCGTAGCGACCGCCCCGAGGCGCGGCGCGGCACGCTCGTCGTGATACCCGGCGGGCCGGGCGGATCCGGTGTGCAGCGCCTGACGCAGAAGGCCGACGCACTGCGGCGGGAACTCGCCGGGGCCTACGACCTCGTCGCCTTCGATCCGCGCGGAGTGGGCGCCAGTACCACCGCGAGCTGCGACCTCGCCCCCGAGGACCGGTACCTGACCAGCCTGCGGTCCTGGCCGGGCCCGAACGGCGAGATCGCCGAGAACGTCGCCCGCTCCCGGCGCATCGCGGCGGCCTGCGCCCGCAACGGCGGCCCCGAGCTGCGCAGTTTCACCACGGCCAACCAGGTCCGCGACATGGACCGCTTCCGCGAGGCGCTCGGCGAGCGGAAACTCTCCGCCTGGGGCACCTCGTACGGGACGTACGTCGGCGCCGTCTACGCGCAGAAGTACCCCCGGCACACCGACCGCTGGGTCCTCGACAGCAGCGGCGACCCCGACCCGAAGCGGGTCGCGCGCGGCTGGCTCGCGAACATGGCGCAGGGCGCGGCGGACCGCCTCCCCGACCTCGCGGCCTGGGCGGCCCACCCCGACCGGGACCGCGACGGCCTGCGACTGGCCGCGGAGCCGCAGGAGGTGGAGCCGCTCCTCGTCGCGCTCGCGGCCCGACTGGACCGGGAGCCGAGGACGACCACGACCCCCGGGGTACCGCTGACCGGCAACGGCCTGCGCCAGGCCCTCCAGAACGCGCTCTACGCCGACGCCGCCTTCGCCCCCTTCGCCCGGCTCGTGCGGGCGGCGCAGGACCCGGCGGCGACCCCGGTGCTCCCGAGGGAACTCGCCGCGCCCGTCCCGGACGCGGACGCCGCCCTCATGGTCGGCGTCATCTGCAACGACGTCGCGTGGCCGGACGCGCCCGTGGCCGCGTACCGGCGGGCGGTCGAGGCGGACCGGGCCCGGTACCCGCTCACGGCCGGCATGCCGGTGAACGTACTGCCCTGCTCCTTCTGGAAGACCCCGACGCAGAAGCCGACCCGCATCACCGACGACGGCCCGTCCAACATCCTCATGCTCCAGAGCCGCCGGGACCCGGCCACCCCGCTCTCCGGCGGCCTGAAGATGCGCGAGGCGCTGGGCGACCGGGCCCGTCTGGTCACCGTCGAGCAGGGCGGCCACGGCTTGTACCTCGGCAACGGCAACGCGTGCGGCGACCGGGCCGTCACCGAGTTCCTCACGAGCGGCCGCCGCCCGGCCCGGGACACGGACTGCGCGAACTGA
- a CDS encoding aldo/keto reductase: MTNASANPGGDRVLYGCMGLGGSWDPDPYGPADIDAAEAAVVAALDSGITTFDHADIYRHGKAEAVFGEVLARTPGLRERITLQTKCGIRLGDEDRPGMYDLRGESIARRVEESLTRLRTDVIDVLLLHRPDPLADVDETAAALTSLHRQGLVRGFGISNMGAAQIAHLQARLDVPLVANQLEMSLHNRAWVEAGVLLNTPDSARNGFPFGTLEHCRDHGIRLQAWGALAQGRFTGLQETPAERATAALLTELARKKDTTPETVLLWWLMRHPAAIAPVIGSARPERIRACADAALREPELTHEEWYELWITARGVPLP; this comes from the coding sequence GTGACGAACGCGAGTGCGAACCCCGGCGGCGACCGAGTGCTGTACGGATGCATGGGCCTGGGCGGGAGCTGGGACCCGGACCCGTACGGACCGGCCGACATCGACGCGGCCGAGGCCGCCGTCGTCGCCGCCCTCGACAGCGGCATCACCACCTTCGACCACGCCGACATCTACCGGCACGGGAAGGCCGAGGCCGTCTTCGGCGAGGTGCTCGCGCGCACCCCCGGGCTGCGCGAGCGCATCACGCTCCAGACCAAGTGCGGGATCCGACTGGGCGACGAGGACCGCCCCGGGATGTACGACCTGCGCGGGGAGAGCATCGCGCGGCGCGTCGAGGAGAGCCTGACCCGGCTGCGGACCGACGTGATCGACGTCCTCCTGCTGCACCGCCCCGATCCGCTGGCGGACGTGGACGAGACGGCCGCCGCGCTGACCTCCCTGCACCGACAGGGCCTCGTACGGGGCTTCGGCATCTCCAACATGGGCGCCGCGCAGATCGCCCACCTCCAGGCCCGGCTCGACGTACCGCTGGTGGCGAACCAACTGGAGATGAGCCTGCACAATCGTGCCTGGGTCGAGGCCGGAGTCCTGCTCAACACGCCGGACTCGGCGCGGAACGGGTTCCCGTTCGGCACGCTGGAGCACTGCCGTGACCACGGCATCCGCCTCCAGGCCTGGGGCGCGCTGGCGCAGGGCCGGTTCACCGGCCTCCAGGAGACACCCGCCGAGCGCGCCACCGCGGCCCTGCTGACCGAGCTGGCCCGGAAGAAGGACACCACGCCCGAGACGGTCCTGCTGTGGTGGCTGATGCGGCACCCCGCCGCCATCGCGCCGGTCATCGGCAGCGCGCGCCCCGAACGGATCCGTGCCTGCGCCGACGCGGCGCTGCGCGAGCCCGAGCTCACGCACGAGGAGTGGTACGAGCTCTGGATCACGGCCCGAGGCGTACCGCTGCCCTGA
- a CDS encoding endonuclease/exonuclease/phosphatase family protein, with amino-acid sequence MQRHMETGRWSRRRSLRRRFGRAVTTLGLLTAVACTSAQTPGSVAGGGAGAGTADDVSVATWNMCGVRQWGCEKTGGPKEKLGQLRELIDDSGVQVLLLQEVCSEDLTSFARALGPQWQSAFEPYAEVDATGRRASVDCTGQGKGQAGYGLLAGSQLTDVEAIPTEQPTVGLHRGILCARVPAQRLRVCTAHLSLRESDDEHPDWDFRDDQLSSLFAAASTDAGTVFGGDFNTPPPVGDKNTSAWIWPREAYSTYRECDQKGGKRAGRATLKDGTKIDYLFTQLPRTACEVVDTKASDHRPLVMRVTRPPEDPAKISTVR; translated from the coding sequence ATGCAGAGACACATGGAGACCGGACGGTGGTCGCGGCGGCGATCGCTCCGCCGCCGGTTCGGCCGCGCGGTGACGACCCTTGGCCTGTTGACCGCGGTGGCGTGCACGTCGGCGCAGACACCGGGGTCGGTGGCCGGCGGCGGTGCGGGCGCCGGGACGGCCGACGACGTCTCCGTGGCGACCTGGAACATGTGCGGCGTACGGCAGTGGGGCTGCGAGAAGACGGGTGGACCGAAGGAGAAGCTGGGGCAACTGCGCGAGCTGATCGATGATTCCGGCGTCCAGGTCCTGCTCCTGCAGGAGGTGTGCTCCGAGGACCTGACCTCCTTCGCCCGCGCCCTCGGCCCGCAGTGGCAGTCGGCCTTCGAACCGTACGCCGAGGTGGACGCGACCGGTCGCCGTGCGTCCGTCGACTGCACCGGGCAGGGCAAGGGGCAGGCCGGCTACGGCCTGCTGGCCGGCTCCCAGCTCACCGACGTGGAGGCGATACCGACCGAGCAGCCGACGGTGGGACTGCACCGCGGGATCCTGTGCGCGCGGGTCCCGGCCCAGCGGCTGCGGGTGTGCACCGCGCACCTCTCGCTACGGGAGAGCGACGACGAGCACCCGGACTGGGACTTCCGCGACGACCAGCTGAGCTCGCTGTTCGCCGCCGCCTCCACGGACGCCGGTACGGTCTTCGGCGGCGACTTCAACACCCCGCCGCCGGTGGGCGACAAGAACACGTCCGCCTGGATCTGGCCGAGGGAGGCGTACAGCACCTACCGCGAGTGCGACCAGAAGGGCGGCAAGCGGGCGGGGCGCGCCACCCTCAAGGACGGAACGAAGATCGACTACCTGTTCACCCAGCTCCCCCGCACGGCCTGCGAGGTGGTGGACACCAAGGCGTCCGACCACCGACCGCTGGTGATGCGGGTGACCCGCCCGCCCGAGGACCCGGCGAAGATCAGTACCGTGCGTTGA